From the Natrarchaeobaculum aegyptiacum genome, one window contains:
- a CDS encoding helix-hairpin-helix domain-containing protein — MSNERIVRDAVDRDALEDDEREALEAAGVDPVAVEKKEYSYRMLLEAGLEEELADALRRRFSLPWSFETDGDLEGRSATVRGLGEAEREWIAASGDEEWQAFEATGSRTDSDDRGGGDGGTERPYPRPTPVTTVAGVGPADAETLAEAGIHSAERLATVDAAQVARLLDLDVLHVRTWRYNARELVD; from the coding sequence GTGAGCAACGAACGTATCGTCAGGGACGCAGTCGACCGCGACGCCCTCGAGGACGACGAGCGGGAGGCACTCGAGGCGGCTGGCGTCGACCCTGTGGCCGTCGAAAAAAAGGAGTACTCCTACCGGATGTTACTCGAGGCAGGCCTCGAAGAGGAACTTGCGGACGCGTTACGCCGCCGATTCTCGTTACCGTGGTCGTTCGAGACCGACGGCGATCTCGAGGGACGATCCGCGACGGTCCGCGGCCTCGGCGAGGCCGAGCGCGAGTGGATCGCCGCCAGCGGTGACGAGGAGTGGCAGGCTTTCGAGGCGACCGGTTCCCGGACCGACTCCGACGACCGAGGAGGCGGCGATGGGGGCACCGAGCGACCCTATCCGCGGCCGACGCCGGTGACGACGGTCGCTGGGGTCGGACCGGCCGACGCCGAGACGCTCGCCGAGGCCGGAATCCACTCTGCCGAGCGGCTGGCGACGGTCGACGCCGCACAGGTCGCCCGTCTGCTCGACCTCGATGTGCTCCACGTCCGCACCTGGCGATACAACGCTCGAGAGCTGGTCGACTGA
- a CDS encoding helix-turn-helix domain-containing protein has translation MAQATLTVTLPERVWIQHVSTAHPQTTFRVLAAVPGEDTGFALVRIDGDDVDSVIEEMAAHSQLTELTVAEHHDGEATVHFETTAPLLLFSSRASGIPIELPVEIADGEATLEVTGSRERLAELAQQFEQFGLQYRIERVRERLHASQLLSDRQLEVVEAAVEAGYYDTPRRCSLTELADELDVAKSTCSETLHRAEEAIVKRFVSDLPGLEDGQADETVDHPASD, from the coding sequence ATGGCACAGGCGACGCTCACGGTCACGCTGCCAGAGCGGGTGTGGATCCAGCACGTATCGACGGCCCACCCGCAGACGACATTCCGAGTTCTCGCTGCCGTCCCGGGCGAGGACACCGGCTTCGCACTCGTCCGGATCGACGGCGACGACGTCGACAGCGTGATCGAGGAGATGGCAGCTCACTCACAGCTCACAGAACTGACGGTCGCCGAACACCACGACGGAGAGGCGACGGTTCACTTCGAAACGACCGCACCGCTGTTGCTGTTCTCGTCGAGGGCTTCCGGTATCCCGATCGAACTCCCCGTCGAGATCGCCGACGGCGAAGCCACCCTCGAGGTCACCGGCTCGCGTGAACGCCTCGCCGAACTCGCCCAGCAGTTCGAACAGTTCGGCCTCCAGTATCGGATCGAACGCGTTCGCGAACGGCTCCACGCCAGTCAACTCCTCTCTGACCGACAGCTCGAGGTGGTCGAAGCCGCGGTCGAGGCGGGCTACTACGACACCCCACGGCGGTGTTCGCTGACGGAACTGGCCGACGAACTCGACGTCGCGAAGTCGACCTGCAGCGAGACGCTCCACCGTGCAGAGGAAGCGATCGTCAAGCGATTCGTCTCTGATCTCCCCGGTCTCGAGGACGGGCAGGCCGACGAAACGGTCGACCACCCGGCTTCGGACTAG
- a CDS encoding COG1361 S-layer family protein, giving the protein MLTVFLIVALGTAPVAADDDVNVSQELQASGSDGELTRGEPEIDASIPDNRIAAGTEESVGIQVQNEGNLRLGTQSERVTGARGVTVEIVNEGPFEVRSGTSSIGSLGEGQMQEVSQRIAVPEDVDPGEYDVTIEVSYSYDYQVSDNSGVVYQRTGSDTIDLTIVVPDDPQFEISDVATDVEPGGDGTATLEIENVGADTATQTRVTITGGGGVTVDGEAAEEVLGDLEPGETATVSVDVEIAATASAGAKPLDLEFAYADGSGIQREEAVTETASLAPAPEQSFSISNVEDTLAVGYNGVVTGEVKNDGTRAVDDAVLVVEPMTDSLFVEDTRYALPPIEPGESTEFRYPVDVSGQADEGPRQVRFTIEYSAGDRSTVEDGPFSERVVIDPRTDEFSLADDGITVEQGGHSEFVIEITNRRDETLSNIDANLYADSPLNSQNDEAFVAELAPGESAKLQFDVFAAPDAPAETHPVELDFEYDTERGETQLSDAYQHPVEVTPSSDDGGIGVVGVIIRAMVVLTAIGIAGTLWWRLR; this is encoded by the coding sequence TTGCTGACCGTTTTTCTGATCGTCGCGCTTGGAACCGCTCCCGTCGCCGCAGACGACGACGTCAACGTTTCCCAGGAACTCCAGGCCTCCGGTTCCGACGGAGAGTTGACCCGTGGCGAACCCGAAATCGACGCCTCGATTCCCGACAATCGGATCGCCGCCGGCACCGAGGAGTCCGTCGGAATACAGGTCCAAAACGAGGGTAACCTCCGACTCGGTACCCAGAGCGAGCGAGTCACCGGTGCACGCGGTGTCACCGTCGAAATCGTCAACGAGGGGCCGTTCGAGGTTCGCTCCGGCACCTCCTCGATCGGTTCGCTCGGCGAAGGCCAGATGCAGGAAGTCAGCCAGCGGATCGCCGTCCCCGAAGACGTCGATCCTGGCGAGTACGACGTCACCATCGAGGTCTCCTACTCCTACGACTACCAGGTATCGGATAACTCCGGTGTCGTCTATCAGCGCACGGGAAGCGATACGATCGACCTCACGATCGTCGTTCCAGACGACCCACAGTTCGAGATCAGCGACGTCGCCACCGACGTCGAACCCGGTGGCGACGGGACGGCAACCCTCGAGATCGAGAACGTCGGCGCCGATACTGCCACACAGACTCGCGTGACGATCACCGGTGGCGGCGGCGTCACCGTCGACGGCGAGGCAGCCGAGGAAGTCCTCGGCGACCTCGAACCCGGCGAAACCGCGACCGTGTCGGTCGACGTCGAAATCGCCGCAACGGCCAGCGCGGGCGCCAAGCCGCTCGACCTCGAGTTCGCTTACGCCGACGGGTCGGGTATCCAGCGGGAGGAAGCAGTCACCGAGACGGCGAGTCTCGCCCCCGCACCGGAACAGTCGTTCTCGATCTCGAACGTCGAGGACACGCTCGCGGTCGGCTACAACGGCGTGGTCACCGGCGAGGTGAAAAACGACGGAACCCGGGCCGTCGACGACGCGGTCCTGGTCGTCGAACCGATGACCGACTCGCTGTTCGTCGAGGACACCCGCTATGCGCTCCCACCGATCGAACCCGGTGAGTCCACCGAGTTCCGTTACCCGGTCGACGTTAGCGGGCAGGCCGACGAGGGACCGCGGCAGGTTCGGTTCACGATCGAGTACAGTGCCGGCGATCGCTCGACCGTCGAGGACGGCCCGTTCTCCGAGCGCGTGGTCATCGATCCCAGAACGGACGAGTTCTCCCTCGCGGACGACGGCATCACCGTCGAACAGGGCGGCCACTCCGAGTTCGTCATCGAGATCACGAACAGGCGCGACGAGACCCTGTCGAACATCGACGCGAACCTCTACGCGGACAGTCCGCTCAACTCCCAGAACGACGAGGCGTTCGTCGCCGAACTCGCCCCCGGAGAGTCTGCTAAACTCCAGTTCGACGTGTTCGCCGCACCCGACGCGCCGGCAGAGACCCACCCGGTCGAACTCGATTTCGAGTACGACACCGAACGCGGAGAGACTCAGCTCTCCGACGCCTATCAGCATCCCGTGGAGGTCACGCCGAGTAGCGACGATGGCGGAATCGGGGTTGTCGGAGTTATCATCAGGGCGATGGTCGTTCTCACTGCGATCGGGATCGCCGGGACGCTGTGGTGGCGACTCCGGTGA
- a CDS encoding TetR/AcrR family transcriptional regulator: protein MSDDPFADPQDTSEQILAATYRALRDRGYDELTISAIGEEFEKSPSLVYRHYDSKDELVLECLAYLLERFEREVTSESITDPRGRLEDFLEWGVRGDSSDRLAFVAMIVELRSLAVHDEAYREHFTRSDDVFVAYLTDVIEAGIESGDFRECDPEQVARTLVTTLSGAIVHYSTTERDWLEDVAAELDTYVETRLDARE from the coding sequence ATGAGCGACGACCCGTTCGCAGACCCCCAGGACACCAGCGAACAGATCCTCGCGGCCACCTACCGGGCTCTCAGAGATCGCGGCTACGACGAGCTCACGATCAGCGCCATCGGCGAGGAGTTCGAAAAGAGCCCGTCGCTCGTCTACCGCCACTACGACAGTAAAGACGAACTCGTGCTCGAGTGTCTCGCCTACCTCCTCGAGCGCTTCGAACGGGAGGTCACCAGCGAGTCGATCACCGACCCGCGTGGCCGCCTCGAGGACTTCCTCGAGTGGGGAGTCAGGGGTGATTCGTCGGATCGGCTGGCGTTCGTCGCGATGATCGTCGAACTCCGGTCGCTGGCCGTCCACGACGAGGCCTATCGAGAACACTTCACGCGGAGCGACGACGTGTTCGTCGCCTATCTCACCGACGTCATCGAGGCCGGCATCGAATCCGGCGACTTTCGCGAGTGTGACCCCGAGCAGGTCGCCCGGACGCTCGTCACGACGCTCTCGGGTGCGATCGTTCACTACTCGACTACCGAACGTGACTGGCTCGAGGACGTCGCTGCCGAACTCGACACCTACGTCGAAACGAGACTGGACGCTCGAGAGTAG
- a CDS encoding class I fructose-bisphosphate aldolase: MIPIDDSPIVRDGKSLILAMDHGLEHGPVDFEEVPEKLDPSTVFETATHDAVTAMAVQKGIAEGYYPSFEDDVNLLLKVNGTSNLWMGEYDSAVNCSVDYAAELGADAVGFTLYGGSNHEVEMAEEFRDVQEDARKHDLPVVMWSYPRGQGLKNDTKPDVISYATRLGLELGADIAKVKYPGSPEAMEHACKAAGDMKVVMSGGSKTSDYEFLSTVEAAIGAGAKGLAVGRNVWQRENPTRILDALELVVYEEETADAALEATE; this comes from the coding sequence ATGATTCCGATCGACGATTCTCCGATCGTTCGCGACGGCAAGTCACTGATTCTGGCGATGGACCACGGACTCGAACACGGCCCGGTCGACTTCGAGGAGGTCCCGGAGAAGCTCGATCCGTCGACGGTGTTCGAGACGGCGACCCACGACGCCGTCACCGCGATGGCCGTCCAGAAGGGGATCGCCGAGGGGTACTACCCGAGCTTCGAGGACGACGTGAACCTCCTGCTCAAGGTAAACGGCACGTCGAACCTCTGGATGGGCGAGTACGACTCGGCGGTCAACTGTTCGGTCGACTACGCGGCGGAACTGGGTGCCGACGCCGTCGGCTTTACCCTCTACGGCGGCTCGAACCACGAAGTCGAGATGGCCGAAGAGTTCCGCGACGTCCAGGAGGACGCTCGCAAGCACGACCTCCCGGTCGTCATGTGGTCGTACCCCCGCGGACAGGGTCTCAAAAACGACACGAAGCCGGACGTCATCTCATACGCGACCCGTCTCGGCCTCGAGCTGGGTGCCGACATCGCGAAGGTCAAGTACCCCGGCAGCCCCGAAGCGATGGAACACGCCTGCAAGGCTGCCGGCGACATGAAAGTCGTCATGAGCGGTGGCTCCAAGACGTCTGACTACGAGTTCCTCTCGACGGTCGAGGCAGCAATCGGTGCGGGTGCGAAAGGGCTCGCTGTCGGTCGCAACGTCTGGCAGCGCGAGAACCCGACGCGGATCCTCGACGCTCTCGAGCTCGTCGTCTACGAAGAGGAGACGGCAGACGCCGCCCTCGAGGCGACCGAGTAG
- a CDS encoding class 1 fructose-bisphosphatase, producing the protein MTDSDIDAAVEQVASTIARSATEIRQGLVGRRGKADVENPSGEVQAEADVWADELLADRLTAIDGVAQYASEERSEIIDGGDEQVYVAVDPLDGSSNLKSNNTMGTVFGIYDEPLPAPGTALVASGWILYGPITTMAYARDGSVTKYELTGGERTVVEEDVTLPDDPLVYGFGGRVPHWHDDFHEFVREVESNPDHKLRYGGAMIGDVNQVLTYGGVFAYPALEDSPRGKLRLQFECNPIAYLVEAAGGRSSDGAQSILEVEPTDLHQRAPLHVGNTELIDRLETVLAGE; encoded by the coding sequence ATGACGGACTCCGATATCGACGCCGCTGTCGAACAGGTCGCCTCGACGATCGCGCGCTCGGCGACGGAGATTCGACAGGGGCTGGTGGGCCGTCGTGGGAAAGCCGACGTGGAGAACCCAAGCGGCGAGGTTCAGGCAGAGGCTGACGTCTGGGCAGACGAGTTACTCGCCGACCGGCTCACCGCCATCGACGGCGTCGCCCAGTACGCGAGCGAGGAGCGGTCGGAAATTATCGACGGCGGGGACGAGCAGGTGTACGTCGCCGTCGATCCACTCGACGGCTCGTCGAACCTGAAATCCAACAACACGATGGGGACGGTGTTCGGCATCTACGACGAACCGCTCCCCGCACCGGGGACCGCGCTGGTTGCCTCCGGCTGGATCCTCTACGGGCCGATCACGACGATGGCCTACGCCCGCGACGGCTCGGTCACGAAGTACGAACTGACCGGCGGCGAGCGAACTGTCGTCGAGGAGGACGTCACGCTCCCGGACGATCCGCTCGTCTACGGCTTCGGCGGTCGCGTCCCACACTGGCACGACGACTTCCACGAGTTCGTCCGCGAAGTCGAATCGAATCCGGACCACAAACTCCGCTACGGTGGGGCGATGATCGGCGACGTCAACCAGGTGCTGACCTACGGCGGCGTCTTCGCGTACCCCGCACTCGAGGATAGCCCCCGTGGCAAACTCCGCCTGCAGTTCGAGTGTAACCCCATCGCGTACCTCGTCGAAGCCGCCGGCGGGCGCTCCTCCGATGGAGCGCAATCGATCCTCGAGGTCGAGCCGACCGACCTTCACCAGCGAGCACCCCTTCACGTCGGCAACACGGAACTGATCGACCGCCTCGAGACCGTCCTCGCAGGCGAGTGA